Proteins encoded by one window of Flagellimonas lutaonensis:
- a CDS encoding BamA/TamA family outer membrane protein, with amino-acid sequence MKGIAVRGIWAKIMLLLLTFVYMGCNTLKKVGDDELLLTKNTIYTDEKAVKDAEIKNLIVQKPNSNLLGYPLRLNLYNLAKEDPDSLFRDWLYKKDKREKRLANLISKKQINALSTSFFVKGWSELLKRIGEPPAIIDTAKTRKSTELLQAYYGSKGYFNNTVDYHIVSGKRKKKAEVEYKVDLGTPFMVDSLATNIVSKQLDSIYREHAELSVVKENQQFDLANFDNERKRLTNLFRNTGVYNFQESSVNFDVIRDTTQAAEDRNMDVILNVRKPRSANDTENTPSNYKIHRFKKINIYADYLFSEGTDSLQSIEFEDYTIFYKDKLRYKPKALTDAIFFKKDSIYRDIDYTRTNRQITNLNTFRYPNIEFIPDSTEARLVSNIYLSPRPKYSLGLNFDLTHSNIQQVGTALSTSVTSRNVFGGAETLNISARGSIGLLSDASLGDGDFTSEIGGDVNITFPRIWFPLNTEKVIPYYMLPQSRLSVGTNFQKNIGLDRQSFNTILSYNWQPTDLLKNTVELLNIEFVRNTDTKDFFRVYNNTYQRLNEIASDDFYQNNTQLDSLYNENGSLTIPDGANDFINAVLEEGVSQSLVDTRDVRSIRERRDRLTENNLIFTSSYTFIKNNKQGTNDLSFYQFRLKLESAGNLLSAVSNIIPYEKNSNNQSLIFGVPFSQYFKTELDYIKHWQTSSTDVLAFRSFFGIAIPYGNSNNIPFVRSYFAGGSNDNRAWNAYELGPGSTSNLNDFNEANLKLALNLEYRFPIVGDIKGALFADAGNIWNVFENQDNEEAIFTGFDSLKDIALGTGFGLRYDFTYFVFRVDTGFKTYNPAEEPTKRWFSDYNFRNAVFNVGINYPF; translated from the coding sequence ATGAAGGGTATAGCAGTTCGAGGTATCTGGGCAAAAATAATGCTATTGTTGCTCACCTTCGTCTATATGGGCTGTAATACCCTGAAAAAGGTGGGAGATGATGAGCTTTTGCTTACCAAAAACACCATTTATACCGATGAGAAAGCTGTCAAGGATGCGGAAATTAAAAACCTTATCGTACAAAAGCCCAACAGTAACCTGCTGGGCTATCCGCTTCGTTTGAACCTCTATAACCTCGCCAAAGAAGATCCTGATTCGCTTTTTAGAGACTGGCTGTACAAAAAAGATAAGCGCGAAAAACGTTTGGCCAATCTGATCTCGAAAAAACAGATCAACGCCCTCAGCACTTCCTTTTTTGTAAAGGGCTGGAGTGAATTGTTGAAACGGATCGGCGAACCACCCGCTATTATCGATACGGCCAAAACACGAAAATCAACGGAGTTGTTGCAGGCCTATTATGGCAGCAAGGGCTATTTCAACAACACGGTCGATTATCACATTGTAAGCGGCAAAAGAAAAAAAAAGGCGGAAGTCGAATACAAGGTAGACCTAGGCACCCCCTTTATGGTAGACTCGCTTGCAACCAACATAGTGTCAAAACAATTGGATTCCATATATCGCGAGCATGCAGAACTATCGGTTGTGAAGGAAAACCAACAATTTGACCTGGCCAACTTTGACAATGAACGGAAAAGGCTTACCAATCTATTTCGCAATACGGGTGTTTACAATTTTCAGGAAAGCTCGGTGAACTTTGACGTTATCAGAGATACGACCCAAGCGGCCGAAGACCGTAATATGGATGTCATTCTTAATGTTAGAAAACCGCGCAGTGCAAACGATACCGAAAACACACCTAGCAACTACAAGATCCACCGCTTCAAAAAAATCAACATCTATGCCGATTATCTTTTCAGCGAAGGAACCGACTCATTGCAATCGATAGAATTTGAAGACTATACCATTTTCTACAAAGACAAATTGCGATATAAGCCGAAAGCGTTGACCGATGCCATCTTTTTCAAGAAAGACAGTATCTACAGGGATATCGACTACACAAGGACCAATCGGCAGATTACCAACTTGAACACGTTTAGGTACCCGAACATCGAGTTCATTCCCGACTCCACCGAGGCCCGATTGGTTTCAAACATTTACCTGTCTCCCCGCCCCAAATATTCGTTGGGACTCAACTTTGATCTGACCCACTCGAACATTCAGCAGGTAGGTACCGCCCTTAGTACCTCTGTGACCTCCCGAAATGTGTTTGGCGGGGCCGAGACCTTGAATATTTCGGCACGTGGATCCATAGGTCTATTGAGCGATGCCTCTTTGGGAGATGGCGATTTTACCTCTGAAATCGGGGGTGATGTCAACATTACCTTTCCGAGAATCTGGTTTCCATTGAACACTGAAAAGGTGATTCCCTATTACATGCTCCCGCAAAGTAGGTTGTCTGTAGGTACCAACTTTCAAAAGAATATTGGGCTTGACCGTCAATCGTTCAATACCATCTTATCTTACAACTGGCAGCCCACAGATTTGCTGAAAAATACCGTTGAACTGCTGAACATTGAATTTGTACGAAACACCGACACCAAAGACTTTTTTAGAGTTTACAATAACACCTACCAACGGTTAAATGAAATTGCCAGTGATGATTTTTATCAAAACAATACCCAACTAGATTCATTGTACAATGAAAACGGTAGTTTAACCATACCCGATGGTGCCAACGATTTCATAAATGCTGTTTTGGAAGAAGGCGTTAGCCAAAGTCTTGTAGATACAAGGGATGTTCGCAGTATTCGTGAGCGTCGCGACCGTTTGACAGAGAACAACCTTATCTTTACATCTAGCTATACTTTCATCAAAAACAATAAACAAGGAACCAATGATTTGAGCTTTTATCAGTTCAGACTAAAACTCGAGAGCGCCGGGAATCTGCTTTCTGCCGTATCAAATATAATACCGTATGAAAAGAACAGCAATAATCAATCTTTAATTTTTGGAGTTCCTTTCTCGCAATACTTTAAAACTGAACTTGATTACATCAAACATTGGCAAACCTCGAGCACCGATGTATTGGCATTTCGAAGCTTTTTTGGTATAGCCATACCCTACGGCAACTCAAACAACATACCCTTTGTAAGGAGTTATTTTGCTGGAGGCTCCAATGATAACCGCGCATGGAACGCCTATGAATTGGGCCCTGGCAGCACATCAAACCTCAACGATTTCAATGAGGCCAATCTAAAACTGGCCTTAAACCTTGAGTACCGTTTTCCGATAGTGGGCGACATAAAAGGGGCGCTTTTCGCCGATGCCGGCAACATTTGGAACGTTTTTGAAAACCAAGACAACGAAGAGGCCATTTTCACCGGCTTTGATTCGCTCAAAGACATTGCCCTGGGCACAGGTTTCGGCCTTCGGTACGACTTTACCTACTTTGTGTTCAGGGTCGATACTGGGTTCAAAACCTACAATCCGGCCGAAGAGCCCACTAAACGTTGGTTCAGCGACTATAACTTTAGAAATGCGGTCTTTAACGTGGGTATCAACTATCCGTTCTAG
- a CDS encoding TrmH family RNA methyltransferase — MVTKNQIKLVKSLQQKKYRSQHKMFVAEGKKLVGDLLSGGMEPVALYETEIGIMGNTHFQISSAAASDMKKMSGLKTPSGVLGVFKIPQTRPVDTSDWVLVLDAVRDPGNLGTIIRLCDWYGIAHLVCSNDTVDVYNPKVLQATMGSVARVNVIYEDLEHFLAATNLPVYGAFMDGENVYREKFPEKGMLVMGNEASGISNGIEKLVDKKISIPQYGEKSSESLNVATATAVLLNEIRRDG, encoded by the coding sequence ATGGTTACGAAAAACCAAATAAAACTGGTAAAAAGCTTACAGCAAAAAAAGTACCGAAGTCAACATAAAATGTTTGTCGCCGAAGGAAAAAAGCTCGTGGGTGACCTTTTAAGTGGCGGTATGGAACCGGTGGCATTGTATGAAACCGAAATCGGCATAATGGGCAATACCCACTTTCAAATTTCATCGGCCGCTGCTTCTGACATGAAAAAAATGAGCGGACTAAAGACCCCCAGCGGGGTTCTCGGGGTATTCAAAATACCACAAACAAGGCCTGTGGATACTTCAGATTGGGTGTTGGTCTTGGATGCCGTGAGAGACCCGGGCAATCTGGGCACCATCATCCGCCTTTGTGATTGGTACGGTATCGCACATTTGGTTTGTTCAAATGACACGGTCGATGTTTATAACCCGAAAGTGCTACAGGCAACCATGGGCTCGGTGGCCAGGGTCAATGTCATATATGAAGATTTAGAACACTTTTTGGCCGCCACCAACCTGCCTGTCTATGGGGCCTTCATGGATGGAGAAAATGTCTATCGGGAAAAGTTTCCGGAAAAAGGAATGCTTGTCATGGGCAACGAAGCCAGCGGCATTTCAAATGGAATAGAAAAATTGGTTGACAAGAAAATTTCGATACCGCAGTATGGTGAAAAGAGTTCTGAAAGTTTGAATGTGGCCACTGCCACCGCCGTTTTACTCAATGAGATCAGAAGAGACGGTTAA
- a CDS encoding porin family protein, producing the protein MKNIISLLGLLLLACPVIHSQFNKDPILNIQNEDKKFLNWGYYLGFNQYDFQFEYETDVSQDILVDKSFGFNVGLIGEMRINDFVDVRFEPGLLYTQRILGFPGFDNEADALREVRSTYIRFPLLAKLSTKRFGNWKPFIIGGGYAAINLGSNEDSLEDNSSGEFRMKKNVFGYELGFGIDFYTEYFKFTPSIRGVFALTDELVRDADPNSPWTGNIAAMRTRGIFINFTFE; encoded by the coding sequence ATGAAGAACATCATTTCACTGTTGGGCCTACTGCTGCTGGCATGCCCCGTAATCCATTCGCAGTTTAACAAAGACCCTATCCTCAACATACAGAACGAGGACAAAAAGTTTCTAAACTGGGGATATTATCTGGGTTTTAACCAATACGACTTTCAGTTTGAGTACGAGACCGATGTTTCCCAAGACATTTTGGTCGACAAAAGTTTTGGCTTCAATGTTGGCCTTATCGGGGAAATGCGTATAAATGATTTTGTCGATGTCCGTTTTGAGCCAGGCCTTCTTTACACCCAACGAATATTGGGTTTTCCCGGGTTCGACAATGAAGCGGATGCGCTCAGGGAGGTACGCTCAACCTATATCCGTTTTCCGTTGTTGGCAAAGCTCAGCACCAAACGTTTTGGTAACTGGAAACCATTTATCATCGGGGGCGGGTACGCAGCCATTAACTTGGGAAGCAATGAAGATAGTCTTGAAGACAATAGTAGCGGCGAGTTTCGAATGAAGAAGAACGTGTTCGGCTACGAGTTGGGCTTTGGCATCGATTTCTACACTGAATACTTCAAGTTTACCCCCTCGATACGCGGAGTTTTTGCCCTTACCGATGAATTGGTGCGCGATGCCGACCCCAATAGCCCATGGACAGGCAACATCGCCGCCATGCGCACAAGGGGCATCTTTATCAACTTTACATTCGAGTAA
- the ubiE gene encoding bifunctional demethylmenaquinone methyltransferase/2-methoxy-6-polyprenyl-1,4-benzoquinol methylase UbiE, whose protein sequence is MAKQVTPYKSSEKGKKDQVTKMFDAISKEYDGLNRVISFGTDVKWRKKVVALVGAKSPKSVLDIATGTGDLAIALAQTGAEKVVGLDISPGMLEVGKTKVDKANLQETIEMVIGDSENLAYDDNTFDAVTVAFGVRNFENLEKGLSEIYRVLKPSGIFVVLETSVPTRFPFKQGYHLYTKYMLPTIGRLFSKDRSAYAYLGESAAAFPHGQDFNNILAKIGFIGIENKPQTFGAASIYVATK, encoded by the coding sequence ATGGCAAAACAAGTCACCCCTTACAAAAGTTCGGAAAAAGGAAAAAAAGACCAGGTAACCAAGATGTTCGATGCCATTTCAAAGGAGTATGACGGATTGAACAGGGTCATCTCTTTTGGCACCGACGTTAAATGGCGAAAAAAAGTGGTCGCTTTGGTAGGGGCAAAAAGCCCAAAATCAGTGTTGGATATTGCCACGGGAACGGGTGACCTGGCCATTGCCCTGGCCCAAACCGGTGCCGAAAAAGTAGTGGGATTGGACATCTCACCGGGCATGCTTGAGGTGGGCAAGACCAAGGTGGACAAAGCAAATCTTCAAGAAACCATAGAAATGGTCATCGGCGACAGTGAGAACTTGGCCTACGATGACAATACCTTTGATGCCGTGACGGTTGCCTTCGGTGTTCGCAACTTTGAGAACCTTGAGAAAGGACTTTCAGAAATATACCGTGTGCTCAAACCTTCAGGTATCTTTGTGGTGCTCGAAACATCTGTGCCCACCAGGTTTCCATTCAAGCAAGGGTATCATTTGTACACCAAATATATGCTGCCCACCATCGGCAGGTTGTTTTCAAAAGACCGTTCGGCCTATGCCTATTTGGGCGAATCGGCAGCAGCTTTCCCCCATGGACAGGATTTCAACAATATTTTGGCCAAAATCGGGTTTATAGGTATAGAGAACAAACCCCAGACATTTGGGGCAGCATCTATCTATGTTGCTACAAAATAA
- the trkA gene encoding Trk system potassium transporter TrkA: MKIIIAGAGEVGFHLAKLLSYEAQDITLIDTDRESLSYADNHLDIKVLRGDATSVTVLKEANVQNSDLTIAVTASETTNLTLCFLAKQMGCKRTIARISNTEFIDNKELIDFSQLGIDELISPEELAASEIQLLLNKSAFTDTYEFEEGLLTMVGVFLPKNAPFVGKMVKEAARIFPELHFMPIALQRMGTQYTRIPRGDTVFKEGDQVYFITTPEGVEKLYRLTGMQKKDIKNVMILGGSKVGFKTARDLCNNRFNVKLIEKNKEKAFEMADMLPNALVINGDGRNVELLEEESLESMDAFIAVTGNSETNIMSCLMAKSKNIKKTIAMVENMDYFQLSQSIGVDTLINKKLLAANNIFRYIRRGEVVALTRLNNLNAEILEFVVKPTSLVNGEIIRELDFPREASIGGVIRDDKGIIALGDFKIQQGDRVVVCCLPKAIPRIEKLFL, from the coding sequence ATGAAGATAATCATTGCAGGCGCTGGTGAAGTAGGCTTTCATTTGGCAAAACTATTGTCGTATGAGGCACAGGATATTACGTTGATAGACACCGACAGGGAAAGCCTTTCATATGCCGACAACCATTTAGATATAAAGGTGTTGCGTGGAGATGCCACTTCGGTTACCGTGTTGAAGGAAGCCAATGTTCAGAATTCAGACCTTACCATCGCCGTCACCGCCTCTGAGACCACCAATCTGACCCTTTGCTTCTTGGCAAAACAAATGGGTTGCAAGCGAACCATTGCCAGAATATCGAACACCGAGTTCATCGACAATAAAGAACTCATTGATTTTTCACAGTTGGGCATCGATGAACTGATATCCCCCGAAGAATTGGCAGCCTCTGAAATACAATTGTTATTGAACAAGTCGGCCTTTACCGATACGTACGAATTTGAAGAGGGCCTCTTGACAATGGTGGGCGTGTTTTTGCCAAAAAATGCCCCATTTGTGGGCAAAATGGTAAAAGAAGCGGCCAGAATTTTTCCCGAGCTTCATTTTATGCCCATAGCCTTGCAGCGTATGGGTACTCAATATACCCGAATACCTAGGGGTGATACTGTTTTTAAGGAGGGAGACCAAGTATATTTTATCACTACCCCAGAGGGGGTTGAAAAGCTTTACAGGCTTACGGGGATGCAGAAAAAGGACATTAAGAATGTAATGATCCTAGGCGGTAGCAAGGTGGGTTTTAAAACTGCCCGAGACCTATGCAACAACCGGTTCAACGTAAAACTGATTGAAAAGAACAAGGAAAAGGCCTTTGAAATGGCCGATATGCTTCCCAATGCCTTGGTCATCAACGGTGATGGCCGCAATGTAGAGCTTCTTGAAGAGGAGAGCCTTGAATCGATGGATGCCTTTATCGCCGTAACGGGCAATTCTGAGACCAACATCATGTCGTGCCTCATGGCCAAATCGAAAAACATAAAGAAGACCATAGCCATGGTCGAGAACATGGATTATTTTCAACTCTCACAGTCCATTGGGGTCGATACCCTCATCAACAAGAAACTGTTGGCGGCCAATAATATCTTCCGGTACATTAGAAGGGGTGAAGTGGTTGCCCTGACAAGGTTGAACAATCTGAATGCCGAAATACTTGAGTTTGTGGTCAAGCCCACATCGCTGGTCAATGGCGAGATCATCAGGGAACTTGATTTTCCGAGAGAGGCCAGCATTGGGGGGGTGATCCGTGATGACAAGGGCATCATTGCCTTAGGTGATTTTAAGATACAACAGGGCGATAGGGTAGTGGTGTGCTGTCTGCCCAAGGCCATTCCGCGAATTGAAAAGCTCTTTCTCTAA
- a CDS encoding TrkH family potassium uptake protein, whose amino-acid sequence MWLNFRIIVHIMGLLLLCNGSFMLLAALVSGIYQDGATLDIMLAAIVTLFVGVMAMFYTRGRKKEVKRKEGYIIVTFGWIIMSLSGVLPYLFTGSIPSLTNAFFETISGYTTTGASILNDIESLPKGILFWRSLTHWIGGMGIIVLAIAILPLLGIGGMQLFAAEAPGPGGDKLHPRITDTAKRLWLIYVGYTIAETLLLKLAGMSFFDAINHSLSTLSTGGFSTKNLSVAYWNDQPLIQYIIMLFMFLAGTNFVISYFAFTGKVQRIIKDEEFKFYSLFIAIFAIVAAVVVYLQADVPVSDYHPKVLGDFESSIRHGLFQVLAVITTTGFVTADFTNWTPFLTVFFFGLMFLGGSAGSTSGGIKVMRHLLIIKNGILEFKRTLHTNAIIPVRYNNKTVSEHVVYNIIAFFVLYMLLFIIGALVLGFLGLDFESALGGAASSLGNVGPALGDLNPVVNFSSLPAFGKWWCAFLMLLGRLELFTVLIVLTPVFWKST is encoded by the coding sequence ATGTGGCTAAACTTTAGGATCATCGTTCATATCATGGGCCTTTTGCTACTTTGCAACGGTTCATTCATGCTGTTGGCGGCACTTGTGAGCGGTATTTACCAAGATGGGGCCACCCTTGATATTATGTTGGCGGCCATCGTCACCCTTTTTGTGGGGGTCATGGCCATGTTTTATACCCGGGGGCGTAAGAAGGAGGTGAAGAGAAAAGAAGGCTATATCATCGTAACCTTCGGATGGATCATCATGTCTTTGTCTGGTGTGCTTCCTTACCTGTTTACCGGTTCCATTCCCTCGTTGACCAATGCTTTTTTTGAGACCATCTCGGGCTATACCACCACGGGCGCCTCAATCTTGAACGATATTGAATCCCTACCCAAAGGAATCCTGTTTTGGAGAAGCCTGACCCATTGGATAGGCGGTATGGGTATCATTGTACTGGCCATAGCAATCTTACCGCTGTTGGGCATTGGCGGTATGCAGTTGTTCGCAGCAGAGGCTCCTGGTCCCGGGGGCGATAAACTACACCCTAGGATTACCGATACCGCAAAGCGACTTTGGCTCATATATGTTGGTTATACCATAGCCGAGACCTTGTTGTTGAAGTTGGCGGGTATGTCGTTCTTTGATGCCATCAACCATTCGCTTTCAACCCTATCGACAGGTGGGTTTTCGACCAAGAACCTGAGTGTGGCCTACTGGAACGATCAACCCCTTATCCAGTACATCATCATGCTGTTCATGTTTTTGGCAGGTACCAACTTTGTTATCAGCTACTTTGCCTTTACCGGAAAAGTGCAGCGTATCATCAAAGATGAAGAGTTCAAATTTTATTCATTGTTCATTGCAATCTTTGCCATAGTGGCGGCAGTTGTGGTCTATCTACAGGCCGATGTGCCGGTTTCTGACTACCACCCCAAGGTTTTGGGGGATTTTGAAAGTTCGATCAGACATGGTCTGTTCCAAGTTTTGGCCGTTATCACCACCACTGGTTTTGTAACGGCAGATTTCACCAACTGGACCCCTTTTTTGACGGTCTTTTTCTTCGGATTGATGTTCTTGGGTGGGTCGGCCGGCTCTACCTCGGGGGGCATCAAGGTGATGCGGCATCTGCTCATCATCAAAAACGGTATTCTGGAGTTCAAGCGTACACTGCATACAAATGCCATCATTCCGGTTCGGTACAACAACAAAACGGTCTCTGAGCATGTGGTCTACAACATCATCGCCTTCTTTGTACTCTATATGCTTTTGTTTATTATCGGTGCCCTTGTGCTTGGTTTTTTGGGGTTGGACTTTGAATCGGCCTTAGGAGGCGCGGCATCATCGTTGGGCAATGTTGGGCCGGCCTTGGGCGACCTGAACCCCGTGGTCAATTTTAGCAGCCTGCCCGCCTTTGGCAAATGGTGGTGTGCTTTTTTGATGCTTCTGGGAAGATTGGAGCTCTTTACCGTGTTGATCGTTTTGACCCCGGTCTTCTGGAAAAGCACTTAA
- a CDS encoding pyridoxal phosphate-dependent aminotransferase has product MSNQPSNRIKNMSTSATLAMAAKARELRNEGKDIIGLSLGEPDFNIPDFIKEAAKQAIDDNYSSYTPVDGYADLKIAISNKFKRDNDIDYSLKQIVVSTGAKQSLFNVAMVVLNPGDEVILPAPYWVSYSDIVKLAEGVPVEVPTSIETDFKMTPEQLEATITPKTKMLWFSSPCNPSGSVYGREELEALAAVLKKHPDIIVVSDEIYEHINFKGGGHVSIAGIAGMYDRTVTVNGVSKAFAMTGWRIGYIGAPEWIAKGCTKLQGQVTSGANAIAQRATIAALEAPKSKIQYMIDKFHQRRDLVLDLLRKIDGFNVNVPEGAFYVFPDVSAFFGRTLNGTQINNASDFSLYLLEHANVATVTGEAFGNPNCIRISYAASEAELKEAIARIAKVL; this is encoded by the coding sequence ATGAGTAACCAACCGTCGAACCGGATAAAGAACATGTCCACTTCGGCTACATTGGCAATGGCTGCCAAAGCCCGTGAACTCAGAAATGAGGGTAAAGATATTATTGGCCTTAGCCTTGGCGAACCCGATTTCAACATCCCAGACTTCATAAAAGAGGCTGCCAAACAGGCCATTGACGATAACTATAGCAGCTATACGCCCGTTGACGGCTATGCAGACCTAAAGATTGCCATTTCAAATAAGTTCAAGCGAGACAACGATATCGACTACAGCCTGAAACAGATTGTGGTCTCTACAGGTGCCAAGCAATCATTGTTCAATGTGGCCATGGTGGTGCTGAACCCCGGTGATGAGGTTATCTTACCTGCACCCTATTGGGTGAGCTATAGTGATATCGTAAAATTGGCCGAGGGAGTCCCTGTTGAAGTACCCACCAGTATCGAAACCGATTTCAAGATGACGCCTGAGCAATTGGAGGCCACCATCACTCCCAAGACCAAAATGTTGTGGTTCAGTTCTCCCTGTAACCCCAGTGGTTCGGTCTATGGAAGAGAAGAGCTCGAAGCACTAGCGGCCGTGTTGAAAAAACACCCGGATATCATTGTCGTTTCAGACGAGATTTACGAACACATCAATTTCAAGGGTGGTGGGCATGTAAGCATTGCCGGCATTGCAGGTATGTATGATCGAACGGTAACGGTCAACGGTGTTTCAAAAGCATTCGCCATGACCGGATGGCGTATCGGTTATATCGGCGCGCCCGAATGGATCGCCAAGGGATGTACCAAACTTCAGGGCCAAGTGACCAGTGGAGCCAATGCGATTGCGCAGCGAGCCACAATCGCCGCCTTAGAGGCCCCTAAAAGCAAGATCCAGTATATGATCGACAAGTTTCACCAACGTCGTGACTTGGTATTGGATCTACTGCGGAAAATCGATGGCTTTAACGTGAACGTGCCCGAAGGGGCTTTCTATGTGTTTCCTGATGTGTCAGCTTTTTTTGGAAGAACCCTTAACGGAACACAAATAAACAATGCATCGGATTTCTCGCTTTACTTGCTGGAACATGCCAATGTAGCCACCGTTACAGGGGAAGCCTTCGGAAACCCAAACTGCATCAGAATTTCGTATGCCGCCTCTGAGGCAGAATTAAAGGAAGCGATTGCAAGGATTGCAAAGGTGCTTTAG
- a CDS encoding fatty acid desaturase family protein, translating into MQKETIRFSRKDSAQFFRTLNKRVNDYFKENGIKKTGNWKLHLKAIVMFSLYLTPYFLMLSMDFPTWVQFLFTILMGVGMAGVGMNVMHDANHGSYSTKKWVNKIMGSSMYLLAGNVYNWQVQHNVLHHTYTNIHEHDEDMEAGRVLRFSKHAKWKKHHRFQHWYSVFLYGLLTFNWAITTDFKQMYKYTKRKLSFGKFPNPVLNWSTLAITKALYFVVWIVLPILFFDIPWWHVLIGFFIMHYVAGLILSIVFQLAHIVDEAETPLPDESGSMKNTWAIHQLFTTVNFGTKNKIVNWFTGGLNHQVEHHIFPHISHVHYTKIAKIVKQTAKEFNLPYNEYQTTRKAIISHFKHLRELGQKPSLQYQ; encoded by the coding sequence ATGCAAAAAGAAACCATCCGTTTCTCAAGAAAAGACTCCGCACAATTCTTTAGAACCCTGAACAAACGCGTCAACGACTACTTTAAGGAGAATGGCATAAAAAAGACCGGCAATTGGAAATTGCACTTGAAAGCCATTGTGATGTTCAGTTTGTACCTGACTCCCTATTTTTTAATGTTATCAATGGATTTCCCGACTTGGGTACAATTCCTATTTACCATTTTAATGGGTGTTGGCATGGCAGGTGTTGGCATGAATGTGATGCACGACGCCAACCATGGCTCATACTCTACAAAAAAATGGGTCAACAAAATTATGGGTAGCAGTATGTACCTTTTGGCCGGCAATGTCTATAATTGGCAGGTACAGCACAATGTACTGCACCACACCTATACCAATATCCATGAACATGACGAAGATATGGAAGCGGGCAGGGTGCTGCGTTTTTCAAAACACGCCAAGTGGAAAAAGCACCATCGATTCCAACATTGGTATTCCGTTTTTTTATACGGTCTGCTTACGTTCAATTGGGCGATAACCACCGACTTTAAGCAAATGTACAAGTACACGAAACGAAAACTTTCTTTTGGCAAGTTTCCGAATCCTGTTTTGAACTGGAGTACTTTGGCAATAACCAAGGCTTTATATTTTGTAGTTTGGATTGTTCTGCCCATACTGTTCTTCGATATTCCTTGGTGGCATGTTTTGATAGGCTTTTTTATAATGCACTATGTTGCAGGCCTTATATTGAGCATTGTCTTTCAATTGGCACACATTGTGGATGAGGCCGAGACACCGCTTCCTGACGAATCAGGAAGCATGAAGAACACCTGGGCCATCCACCAATTGTTCACCACCGTTAATTTTGGTACGAAAAATAAGATAGTGAACTGGTTTACAGGCGGACTCAACCATCAGGTCGAGCACCATATTTTTCCGCACATCAGCCATGTGCATTACACAAAAATTGCCAAAATTGTGAAACAGACGGCAAAAGAGTTCAATTTACCCTACAACGAGTACCAAACCACAAGAAAAGCTATAATTTCGCACTTCAAGCATTTAAGGGAATTAGGGCAGAAGCCTAGTTTGCAATACCAATAA
- the rsmG gene encoding 16S rRNA (guanine(527)-N(7))-methyltransferase RsmG, protein MKADIVFKYFNSLTETQKQRFLRLEDLYQDWNQKINVVSRKDIDELYLRHVLHSLGIAKVQQFNEGAAILDVGTGGGFPGIPLAILFPETQFTLVDAIGKKIKVVQEVIDALKLDNVTAHHSRVEELHGRFDFIVSRAVAAMPTFVRWTKGKIKKDSAHERKNGILYLKGGNLDEELRGYTNVQLFELSGYFDHPFFDTKKVVYLPQKFKG, encoded by the coding sequence ATGAAAGCCGACATTGTTTTCAAATATTTTAACAGTCTTACCGAAACCCAAAAACAACGTTTTTTAAGGTTGGAAGACCTGTATCAAGATTGGAACCAAAAGATAAATGTGGTATCAAGAAAAGATATTGATGAGCTATACCTGCGGCATGTACTCCATTCTTTGGGCATTGCAAAGGTACAACAATTCAACGAGGGAGCAGCGATCTTGGATGTGGGCACGGGAGGGGGTTTTCCCGGCATTCCATTGGCGATTTTGTTTCCTGAGACCCAGTTTACCCTGGTCGATGCCATTGGAAAAAAGATAAAGGTGGTACAAGAAGTGATAGATGCCCTGAAACTTGACAACGTAACGGCCCACCACAGCCGTGTGGAAGAGCTACATGGCCGGTTTGACTTTATCGTAAGCCGGGCCGTGGCGGCGATGCCCACGTTTGTTCGTTGGACGAAGGGAAAAATAAAGAAAGACTCGGCCCATGAACGCAAGAACGGCATATTGTATCTTAAGGGCGGCAATCTCGACGAAGAGTTGCGCGGCTACACCAACGTGCAGTTGTTTGAACTCAGCGGATATTTCGACCACCCGTTTTTCGACACGAAAAAAGTAGTGTACCTGCCCCAGAAGTTCAAAGGATAG